A genomic stretch from Borrelia hispanica CRI includes:
- a CDS encoding tetratricopeptide repeat protein encodes MNFKRFFIMLLFFYLNFGSLIGATTTAIEYYQKAQTCYLMQKYYDAIDELLEAVKINPNYYEAYKFLAEIYYKLKIYNQAQFFIEKAYKMSNRDIEYKILYANILLKNNGASQAKKFYSEVLSKQKNNIDALVGLASIFEEEGLLIAAANYYLSVLEYSRTNYSAFDHLMSIYEKLNMNDKAQHLINKVRGTFTSFPDFHRRVAEFSIKTGNLGSAEKYAQNYLMLLKTTYKDFGLVDAYRLLALVYLYQVKYEDAVDALQKAIVIEQDSDELYYLLGYSYLKFGEVDKAVFNLERAKNMKKDLEFYDMALEESFFVSNFRSAFQKNNSTNVEISKRYQNEGLKAFQDLSLDAAIFNVKNAIDIYPDNDGARFLLAKIYKFMKLDVMAYEELYYLVEQRKVTDSEILDFYDMVAFDIRSSLFFKYGYKTIGDLNKLYDNQTVYRIGIFTQNENKVFGANDLILKYAERILDRNLNIEVVNYRFDYNKDKDYLVSSFSEEFSYARNNNLDLFLMFDLDVDVFQNLASLRVDIFSGKTGVKVKTFSYNSGGVLYLSNILSSFSRDFNDYLPKKGKILQIKKDDVLINLGHVNDVKLGDVFLVLKEGALKYNSDSASFMSYSKSDILGEISIEEIGDYISRGTLKSSALLRDYIQEGYTVFIKK; translated from the coding sequence TCTTATGCAAAAATATTATGATGCTATTGATGAACTTCTTGAAGCTGTTAAGATTAATCCTAATTATTATGAGGCTTACAAATTTCTGGCTGAAATTTATTATAAATTAAAAATATATAATCAAGCTCAGTTTTTTATAGAAAAAGCTTATAAGATGTCAAATAGAGACATCGAATATAAAATTCTTTATGCAAATATATTGCTTAAAAATAATGGAGCATCACAAGCTAAAAAGTTTTATTCAGAGGTTTTATCTAAACAGAAAAATAACATTGATGCTTTAGTGGGGCTTGCTTCAATTTTTGAAGAAGAAGGTTTACTTATTGCGGCTGCTAATTATTATTTGTCCGTTCTTGAGTATAGTCGTACAAATTATAGTGCATTTGACCATCTTATGAGCATTTATGAAAAATTAAACATGAATGATAAGGCACAACATTTAATAAATAAGGTTAGAGGAACTTTTACTTCTTTTCCGGATTTTCATAGGAGAGTTGCAGAATTTTCTATTAAAACTGGTAATTTAGGATCTGCTGAAAAATATGCTCAAAATTATTTAATGTTGCTAAAGACTACTTATAAAGATTTTGGACTTGTTGATGCTTATCGTTTACTTGCTCTTGTTTATTTATATCAAGTTAAATATGAAGATGCAGTAGATGCGCTTCAAAAAGCGATAGTTATTGAACAAGATTCTGATGAGCTTTATTATTTACTTGGATATTCTTATTTAAAATTTGGAGAGGTTGATAAGGCTGTTTTTAATTTGGAGAGGGCTAAAAATATGAAAAAAGACTTAGAATTTTATGATATGGCTCTTGAAGAAAGTTTTTTTGTATCTAATTTTAGAAGTGCATTTCAAAAAAATAATAGTACTAATGTAGAAATATCTAAGAGGTATCAAAATGAAGGGCTTAAGGCTTTTCAAGATTTAAGTTTAGATGCAGCAATATTTAATGTAAAGAATGCTATTGATATTTATCCTGATAATGATGGGGCTAGATTTTTGCTTGCTAAGATTTATAAGTTTATGAAATTAGATGTAATGGCTTATGAAGAACTGTATTATTTGGTAGAACAGAGAAAGGTTACTGATTCTGAGATTTTAGATTTTTATGATATGGTTGCATTTGATATTAGAAGTTCTTTGTTTTTTAAGTATGGTTATAAAACTATTGGTGACTTGAATAAGCTTTATGATAACCAAACAGTTTACAGGATAGGTATTTTTACTCAAAATGAAAATAAAGTTTTTGGTGCAAATGATTTAATTTTAAAATATGCTGAGAGGATTCTTGATCGTAATTTAAATATAGAAGTGGTTAATTATAGATTTGATTATAATAAGGATAAAGATTATTTGGTAAGTAGTTTTTCTGAGGAATTTTCTTATGCACGAAATAATAATCTTGATTTATTTTTAATGTTTGATCTTGATGTGGATGTTTTTCAAAACTTGGCTAGTTTAAGGGTAGATATTTTTTCAGGTAAAACCGGAGTTAAAGTGAAAACTTTTAGTTATAATTCAGGGGGAGTGTTATATTTGAGTAATATTTTAAGTTCTTTCTCTAGAGATTTTAATGATTATTTGCCAAAAAAGGGAAAAATACTTCAGATCAAAAAAGATGATGTTTTAATTAATCTTGGGCATGTAAACGATGTAAAACTAGGTGATGTCTTTTTAGTTCTTAAAGAGGGGGCTTTAAAATATAATAGTGATAGTGCTAGTTTTATGAGTTATAGTAAGTCAGATATTCTTGGTGAAATTTCTATTGAGGAGATAGGTGATTATATTTCTAGAGGGACTTTAAAATCATCTGCACTTTTAAGAGATTATATTCAAGAAGGATATACGGTTTTTATAAAAAAATAG